From one Brevibacterium sp. 'Marine' genomic stretch:
- a CDS encoding response regulator transcription factor → MHIVLVEDDEVIRETTQIGLERFDYTVSAFADGREGYEFVSANGADVLLLDLMLPTMNGASICRAVRERSTIPIIIISARSDAIDIVQALEAGADDYLTKPFDMQVLNARIRAVVRRFITTGTDRFGYSPAPEADEHHDTVIGPGGMVTGDGIPEVLGASPGMDTRDRLRAQLESDDTYLGAGGKFTTAPEADDDEEAIGGVPPRPSGSPTVAAETSDSDGGLGQFRTRLGSLVLDTGRLTVEVDGEEVHLTPTELRVLLLLTEQPEHVYSREKIAFTVWGYEWAGDSRVVDVHIQRLRKKIGASMIETVRGFGYRFAG, encoded by the coding sequence ATGCACATAGTTCTGGTCGAGGATGACGAAGTCATCCGCGAAACGACGCAGATCGGACTCGAACGCTTCGATTACACGGTCTCGGCATTTGCCGACGGCCGCGAAGGGTACGAGTTCGTCTCCGCCAACGGCGCCGACGTCCTGCTTCTCGATCTCATGCTGCCGACGATGAACGGCGCCTCCATCTGCCGCGCCGTGCGCGAGCGCTCGACGATCCCGATCATCATCATCTCCGCCCGCTCCGATGCCATCGACATCGTCCAGGCGCTCGAGGCCGGAGCCGACGACTACCTGACCAAGCCCTTCGACATGCAGGTGCTCAACGCCCGCATCCGCGCGGTCGTCCGTCGGTTCATCACCACCGGCACCGACCGGTTCGGCTACTCCCCCGCCCCCGAAGCGGATGAGCATCACGACACCGTGATCGGCCCCGGCGGCATGGTCACCGGCGACGGCATCCCCGAGGTCCTCGGCGCCAGCCCCGGCATGGACACCCGGGATCGACTGCGAGCGCAGCTCGAATCCGATGACACCTACCTCGGTGCCGGTGGGAAATTCACCACCGCCCCCGAGGCGGACGACGACGAAGAGGCGATCGGCGGAGTTCCCCCGCGCCCGAGCGGCTCCCCCACGGTGGCCGCGGAGACGTCCGATTCCGACGGCGGGCTCGGCCAGTTCCGCACGCGGCTGGGGTCCCTGGTCCTCGACACCGGCCGGCTGACGGTCGAGGTCGACGGGGAGGAAGTCCACCTCACCCCGACCGAGCTGCGGGTCCTCCTGCTGCTGACCGAGCAGCCCGAGCACGTGTATTCGCGGGAGAAGATCGCGTTCACGGTGTGGGGCTACGAATGGGCCGGCGACTCCCGCGTCGTCGACGTCCACATCCAGCGCCTGCGGAAGAAGATCGGGGCGAGCATGATCGAAACCGTTCGCGGATTCGGTTACCGCTTCGCAGGCTGA
- a CDS encoding HAMP domain-containing sensor histidine kinase: protein MSLRWKISLLIVASVIIAVLSCSIVLRQSAARAEDDRMRSTVTEQLTNATAIFSETGVLTLNARIDDPELPKEARRSALKGQSVTIRSEVDGEEIVWAAAPIEVGSHTQVISVRASTKDSQELIGRIDQALLVGMIGSALVVGGVGSIVAGRISRRLTLGAQAARKIAAGDTTTRIADVIDESDQEVWAFATAVDTAVARLTERIDSEQRFTADLAHEMRTPLTGLVNAANLLEEDSRPAELVKDRVVRMQVLVEDLLEVSRLDAGRANPEFTRVDIDQAIRSLLGTMEASGALAGHQIDTHLAALNSNLVTDVRRFERIVSNLLVNAIKHGGDPIRLETSTRSIVVTDSGSGYPPDIVNTGPTRFVSAGGGGMGLGLVIAQGQARLLGITLIFSNDPVTGGARTEVIFPEEDAQERALRQYIESRSE from the coding sequence ATGTCGCTGCGCTGGAAGATCTCTCTGCTCATCGTCGCCTCGGTGATCATCGCCGTCCTGTCGTGTTCGATCGTGCTGCGGCAATCCGCGGCCCGGGCCGAAGATGACCGGATGCGCTCGACCGTGACCGAGCAGCTGACGAATGCGACGGCCATCTTCTCCGAGACCGGGGTGCTCACCCTCAATGCCCGCATCGATGATCCGGAGCTGCCCAAGGAGGCTCGCAGGTCCGCGCTCAAGGGCCAGAGCGTGACGATCCGGTCCGAGGTCGACGGTGAGGAGATCGTGTGGGCCGCGGCCCCCATCGAGGTCGGCTCGCACACCCAGGTGATCTCCGTGCGCGCCTCGACGAAGGACAGCCAGGAGCTCATCGGCCGCATCGACCAGGCGCTGCTGGTGGGTATGATCGGCTCCGCCCTCGTCGTCGGCGGCGTCGGATCGATCGTCGCCGGCCGCATCTCCCGACGGCTCACGCTCGGCGCGCAGGCCGCCAGGAAGATCGCCGCCGGCGACACGACGACGCGCATCGCCGATGTCATCGACGAATCCGATCAGGAGGTGTGGGCCTTCGCCACGGCCGTCGACACCGCCGTGGCCCGCCTGACCGAACGCATCGACTCCGAGCAGCGCTTCACCGCCGATCTCGCGCATGAGATGCGCACCCCGCTGACCGGGCTGGTCAACGCCGCAAACCTGCTCGAAGAGGATTCCCGCCCCGCCGAGCTCGTCAAGGACCGGGTCGTGCGCATGCAGGTTCTCGTCGAAGACCTCCTCGAGGTCTCCCGACTCGATGCCGGACGCGCCAATCCCGAGTTCACCCGCGTCGACATCGATCAGGCGATCCGTTCTCTGCTGGGCACGATGGAAGCTTCGGGCGCCCTCGCCGGCCACCAGATCGACACCCATCTGGCGGCACTGAATTCGAACCTGGTCACCGATGTCCGGCGCTTCGAACGCATCGTGTCGAACCTGCTCGTCAACGCGATCAAGCACGGTGGCGATCCCATCCGGCTGGAGACGAGCACGCGCAGCATCGTCGTCACCGACTCCGGCTCGGGCTATCCGCCGGACATCGTCAACACCGGCCCGACCCGCTTCGTCTCCGCCGGCGGCGGCGGAATGGGGCTCGGTCTCGTCATCGCGCAGGGGCAGGCCCGCCTGCTCGGAATCACACTGATCTTCAGTAACGATCCCGTAACAGGCGGTGCGCGGACCGAAGTGATCTTCCCCGAGGAAGACGCCC